The segment CGCTCGCGCATCGGGCTAGAGGCGGCCGCCGAAACCTTCGACACAGCCACCGATATCCGCGCGGCGGTGGAGGCTGAACAGGCCCGCCGCCCGCTTCACTGCATCCTCGTCGACGAAGCACAGTTCCTCACCCGCGCGCAGGTGTTCCAGCTCGCCGCGATCTGCGATGAGCTCAACATCCCGGTGCTCGCTTATGGGCTGCGCACCGATTTCCAGGCCAATCTGTTCGAAGGCAGCGCGCAATTGCTGGCGCTGGCCGACTCGCTCGTCGAGCTCAAGACGATCTGCGAATGCGGGCGCAAGGCGACGATGAACCTGCGCGTCGATTCGAACGGCCGGCCGGTACGCCAGGGCGAGCAGACCGAGATCGGCGGCAATGACCGCTATGTCGCGCTGTGCCGACGCCACTTCATCGAGCGCACCCGCTAACATCCTGCGCTCAGCAAATGTTCAGCAAGGCCGGGGCATAGCGGGACCATGTCCAGCATGCTTCTAGCCCTGTTCCTCGCCGCAGCGCCGGCTCAGCCCGCAGCGCCGGCATCTCTGCCGCCCAAGGAAGCGGCCATCCCCTTTGTCAGCCATGACGGGATTCAGGATTTCCGCGCGGACGGCGACAAGGGCGTGTATATCCGCGGCAGCAACGGCGCCTGGTATTACGCCACGACCATGGGCTCGTGCCCGCGCCTGCGCGATGCCACCGTGCTCGGTTTCGAGACGCGCGG is part of the Sphingomonas sp. C3-2 genome and harbors:
- a CDS encoding thymidine kinase, producing MAKLYFYYSSMNAGKSTTLLQSSFNYQERGMETMLFTAAVDDRYAPGIIRSRIGLEAAAETFDTATDIRAAVEAEQARRPLHCILVDEAQFLTRAQVFQLAAICDELNIPVLAYGLRTDFQANLFEGSAQLLALADSLVELKTICECGRKATMNLRVDSNGRPVRQGEQTEIGGNDRYVALCRRHFIERTR